From the genome of Mesorhizobium japonicum MAFF 303099, one region includes:
- a CDS encoding NAD-dependent epimerase/dehydratase family protein translates to MKLARAGPIVVTGTAGFIGFHVASRLLRRGLAVIGVDNFTPYYDVGLKEARFAQLCAEPGFTPMQMDLADQALVKALFSDFQPSHFVHLAAQAGVRYSLADPHAYVQSNIVAFLNVLEGCRHAGVSHLVYASSSSVYGANRSIPFSEHHGASHPVSFYAATKSANECMAHSYSHLFGLPVTGLRFFTVYGPWGRPDMAVYTFTHAIAEGRTIEIANAGRVWRDFTYIDDIVEGVVRVLAAPPRPDPDWDSRAAAPATSSAPYRIYNIGNDRPEEINRLIAIIETALGRRAVRVNVPLPPGDVLKTRADVSDLRGAVGFAPATALEDGVQRFVEWYRDFHASPAGRERAFTQA, encoded by the coding sequence TTGAAACTTGCACGCGCGGGGCCGATCGTCGTCACAGGTACCGCCGGATTCATCGGGTTTCATGTCGCGTCGCGGCTTTTGCGGCGCGGCCTTGCCGTTATCGGCGTCGACAATTTTACGCCCTACTACGACGTCGGGCTGAAGGAGGCACGATTTGCGCAGCTCTGTGCCGAACCGGGGTTCACTCCCATGCAGATGGACCTGGCGGACCAGGCGCTGGTGAAAGCACTGTTTTCCGACTTCCAGCCATCGCACTTCGTGCATCTCGCCGCCCAGGCGGGCGTGCGTTATTCGCTCGCCGATCCGCATGCCTATGTGCAGTCGAACATAGTCGCGTTTCTCAATGTTCTGGAGGGCTGCCGGCACGCCGGCGTCAGCCATCTCGTTTATGCCTCGTCGAGTTCCGTCTACGGCGCCAATCGAAGCATACCGTTTTCCGAGCACCATGGCGCCAGTCATCCGGTCAGCTTCTATGCCGCGACCAAAAGCGCAAACGAATGCATGGCGCATTCCTACAGCCACCTGTTCGGCTTGCCGGTGACCGGATTGCGCTTCTTCACCGTGTATGGTCCTTGGGGCAGGCCCGACATGGCGGTCTATACGTTCACCCATGCCATCGCCGAGGGGCGGACGATCGAGATTGCCAATGCCGGTCGCGTATGGCGAGATTTCACCTATATCGACGACATCGTAGAGGGGGTGGTTCGCGTGCTCGCCGCGCCGCCTCGTCCGGATCCGGACTGGGACAGCCGCGCGGCTGCCCCCGCCACCAGCTCGGCGCCATATCGGATCTACAATATCGGCAATGACCGGCCCGAGGAAATCAACCGTCTGATCGCGATCATCGAGACTGCCCTTGGCCGCCGCGCCGTTCGCGTCAACGTGCCTCTACCTCCAGGCGACGTCCTGAAAACCCGCGCCGACGTCAGCGATCTTCGCGGCGCTGTCGGCTTCGCGCCGGCGACGGCACTCGAGGACGGCGTGCAACGTTTCGTGGAATGGTACCGGGATTTCCATGCAAGCCCAGCCGGCCGAGAACGAGCGTTCACTCAGGCATAG